ATGATGAagaactcaattacacaagcataaacaaaaattttattaattaataagatACGATATCATGAATATAATCGAGTGGAGCACTCACAATTCCCACTGGTTGTCTCCAACTCTCACTCGCATTACTTTTCTGCAAAAACATACATATATTGGAATTAATTAAGACAATTcctaaataatattaatttttcccTAGCAGGAGCAAGCAATGCCAATGGCTTATTTTATCTTAGTATCTTACGAAGGTAGCAACTGGGTTCCACAAGCACTAGTATTATTACTCAGGCTTCTCTTGAAGGATGGCCTCCTTAATGAATCTGTCGAAGTTATTGTAAGATACTCCTCCAACACTGGTGGCTGCTTCTGCTTTCTTTCTCCATTCCATAGCATTTCCCTTCATTCCTTTTCCATTCTCAGTTTCCATCACTTCCTTGATGATACCCACAAGTTCATCTCTGGTTAAGTCAGTACTAAGCTCCATGCCAGTCTTCCACACGTCACATGCATATTTGCAATTTGTTTGTTGCTCAGCAAAGAAAGGCCAGCAGATGAGAGGCTTACCGCCAGAAACACATTCCATGGTAGAATTCCATCCACAGTGTGAGAGGAAAACACCAACTGATGGGTGTTGAAGAACACGATCTTGCGGTACCCAATTCACCAGCAATCCTCTGTCCTTGATTTCCTCGTAAAATTCCTCAGGCAAGACTGCGGATTCACCCATCACAATATCAGGCCTAACAATCCATAAAAATGGATGCTTGCTATTTGCAAGACCCCAGGCAAATTCTATAAGCTGTTTGTCTGTTATTGTAGTAACACAGCCATAGTTTACATACACAACTGAGTCTGGCTTTCTTTTATCGAGCCACTCCAGACAGCTTAAATCCTCCTTCCATAAGCTTGATCTAAATGCCTTGGACTTGCCCTCAGGTATGCCCTTCTCAAGCAGGGTAAATGGACCTATAGTGTAAATCTTGGGGTACATGGCTGCAATGGCATCTAGCACTTCTTGTTCAAACTCATCGAATGTGTTGAAAATGATTGCATCAGCTTTCAGACTCCTATGTGCTTCTGATCCCAAAAAATCGAACATTATGTCGTTTACATCAGTGACTCTGATAAAGCTAGGCATGTCCCTCAGTTTCAGGTTAGGCATTCCCGGAACGAAATCAACTGGTTGATTAAGAGTGCCATCATGCATGAAACTTTCATCTGATCCAACATTTAATATATACAAGAAATGTTAATTTGTGATGAGTTTCATCATTAATTCTTCTCTAAAGGATAGAAGgaatgttaaaaaaaataaaaaaaataaaaaaaaaataaaataaaaaaaaaacctttgaaTGGGACTATGCCCCTTCTGACGAGTTCAACATAATGTAGATAAGCCATGAAGCTTCCGGCTGAGGCAGTCCAAAATTGGAACTCTGGAATGCCAAAATGTCGAGCAGCATCAATAGCAAAGGCCATGACTCCATCTGAAATTATGCAAGTAATTGGAGGCACATCAGTGGAAGCTTTTAGCTTGGCAATTAGCTCTTTGAAAGGAGCCAAGCAATTCTTTCTGGTAGAATCACAAAGCGAAGGAACATGTTGGGTGGCATCACGATCAGTAGGTGGCAACCCATCTGGGATTGCTTCAAACTTGAAATCTGGAAGGCCATTAATGAATTCCTGACCTCTGGAACGAATTAAGCGTCTGTGGTTATGCTCAGTATTGACAAAAGTGATGTGAAAGCCACGAGAGTGTAAAAGCTTCCCAAGCTGCATCAGGGGACTCACATGCCCTTGTGCAGGGTATGGGACTAGAACTGCATGAGGTTTAGGGGATGCAATTGAACCCATTTTATCAAAGCAAGGAAACTCGAGTAGACTACAAGAACTACTTGAAGGTTTGCTTGATGGTATGCATTTCTCCGTATATTCGATGTGGTATTTATAGGAAAGGTGTTCATCATTTTCATCagcttttatttgttttattaatTTGTTTGGTTTTGATTAGAACGGCCACAAAAGAACTACTATatgttatttagttatttttaatcaGCTTTTAGGCTTGTAATCCCATTTTAAAACGAAAAAgaaattaaacatgaaatatagTTAGTATAATCTAgctttttcataataaataaaatttataatatttatattaatttgaaTAGATAAAATTACATCTCAATATAAATCCAGGTCATAACATGTACTAGGTATTTGTCAACATGTGGGCAGTTGGAGACTCCAGGGTATCGGAGCCGGGAAGATTCACCCAGCTCAAAGCCAGAACATTTTTCTTCTTAGGCAAAAGCATTATTTAGACTCTTAAAAGTTACGCTAAATAGTTacataaatttttaaagtatttttaaatttaattaagctatttaacttttttaaaaaaataaataaatcttttcaattttaaaaaatatctaataagttattttattattttgcgaACAAATAAGCCTTTAGCTTTTAAAAATAGAtgctatcaaaaaaaaaaaaaaaccttgtgAAAATAGGTAGAAAAGATTAAGTTATAATTTATCTCTAATATAAATCCAACCAAAACTGTACACAAAAATTTTATAGTGCACAAGGTCCTCATCATCAATTCTACGCTTTTGATTTACAACATATTGATGAAAATCTGTTATATCCTATAGCAAATTGATAAGTTGTTATTTACAAAAAGATTCAAGAAGCTTATCTATAAAAGTTTCTTGAACTCACAAAGAAGTTTCTTGAATTATTCGGCAaagaacaatttttcaatttgctACAGGATGTAGTAGATACTTACTAGGATGTTGCAAATTAAATACGCAATCCCATGGACTAAAAGATTTTCGTGCACAGCTTTGACTGGATTTATGTTAGAAGCAAATTATAGTTCAATCTTTTTTAGATATTATtgcaaattaaaatatttatttgtccccaaaaataataataaagtttatttaatctctttttaaaatttaaaagactTTTAAAACTTGAAGGGCTCATCGAAATGCTTTAAAGGCTTATATAATTATTAACCCATAGTTTAACCCCTTGTTTGGATGATGGTTTCGCATGGTTTCATAATGTACAATATAGTAATGCTACTTGTTTGTAAAGATTATTCCTAGAGAATGTTGGTTTTGGGTTGTAAAGTGATAGTTTCTTAATCATGATTTTACCACATATTTTAAAACCACTAAATCAGTGGTtttaaatggtttaaaatttttgcatttcaattctatgcttacaCAATTTATAAAATCTAATTATATCctattctttttatttataaacaTTCATTATCCCTCATCTCTAGTCTCTCCCTTCGAAGAAAAATTTTTTATTCTATTACATATACCAATCCTCCATTGTCTCTCACATCACAAGTCCACCACAGTCCCTTCTCAAGCTTTAGTAAGTCCGCAATTACGCTTTAATACCTCTCTCTACTCTTGCTCTAGCCGTCAATTTTGGGTGTAGGTATAGTCCAAACTCATCACAAATGTGAGTTTTTATTGGAAAttatccttttttttatttatgtttgATTGTTGGGTTTGGTTTTCTAATTCTTTTATTACCTAGCTTTAGAATCTATTTTCTTGTTTGTTAGTGAGTGATTTCATTTGGTATACCTAGGTTATTTCACCTATTTTGTCAATTGGGTAATCAACATTGAACTCTTTAGTTCTGAAAAAAATTCATCATTTTTCAAGCAGTGCAAGTAAAGTTCAAAATAACtctttatatatttaaaacaaCAATAAGAACATTTTAGTAATCTTCATATTTATTATACCATATTATACAATCTAACCAAACAAGAAAAGGTTATTAAATCATTCTGTACCATACTATCTTTACTAACATATTAACAATAAAAATCATACAGTACAATACAATACAGTATGATACGATATGTTAATAAACTATGTTGTACTCAATTCAAATACAATGGAAGGTTAAAATAAAACTTTTGCCTTTTTTAAAAGATTTGGGATCGAGATTTCAAGGACGATGATGCTGGGAGGATTCCGCGGTCGACTTCGTAAGGATGCAAAGCAATAATTAAAAAttgactgcaaaattgaccaagaAGCTTTCTCTGCGCCAAGTGATAATATTTTAGGTAAAtcatcattatttttatttttatgttatatcataattaatatttaaatactattattttaaatgaaagcatttttaagtttttattcttttagtaattttatttatcctttttattttttttatttagtgcttgttaatgaaaatttaaagtgtgttaataatgataatttttttaaactgGAAACTCCTCTCTCTAAAtttttctcaccataaaaactcTCTCAACTCAAAATTAGATACGATGGAATGATTGCTTTTTACTGATGACAACTCTTCCCTCTCCCCTCTTTGCATTTTCATCTTTCTttctgataagtgcataatttattaatcttactcccatcacatttagtgtttctagggtatttttatgcctaattcagttgattaaagtaaaaTTATCTATTACGCAtatttttagagagttgttggaataattatattaaatgaagaaatttttagcatttgcattaatttgactcttgctgtattttttcagggttttggtaaAGTTTCagagcatagaagtgtggaaggaagcttgaaaaggtcaaaggattgagaagcattgttgatacaaagtacatgggtcgtgtaagcacaaccatGGACCTGTGTAACATTatgccagaagaaatccagagaaccgaggaagaaacaaagtacacgggccgtgtaacttgacctGTGTAAATCCTAGAGACCtgtgtaaccttctgtgccaatgcaagacatacccattcagctccagtaagttacacggccctgggctgtgtagtgatacatgggccgtgtagtgatacatgggcCGTGTATCCATCGACAATCAGTTTTCTGATTTTGCTCCTattgcagtttttgacagagactctaaaaacctaatcctagaccatttattataaatagaagaggcagcagcCGACATAAAACCATTCAGCAGCCTCTCGATCTCAaaaacaccttcattctccattcttttttttagatttcttcttcaattttctataagccatgaacatgagtggctaagtttttaattcagttcaagggattcaagttcttttgcttgatttgtgagatcaggttcttaatttaatttatgtctttttgaatatctattgttttttgATTTCATAGTCTTTGATATATTAAATGATTTACTAAAaaagcctattagttaattgtttgatgtgatcaattgctagttcatcttcataatatgtaattgttgtgtaagattgaacatgagtagtaattaggttttattgattatggtcccagttttcaataataacctaaggaaataatagggtgaattaaacgatttatgcttcataaattgttgttcagcttacctacttcctattcttaaagcagttattaatttgatgaggattgtttaataccaattcagttaataattagagtcaacaagagaactgggctcgaattgatgagtatagggaggTCAGAGGtttacctcgctatttggtaaatctacgttaagtattcaataagatataattgtatttcttttgtttatgatcaaatcaatgcattggaatgagaattaccttgaactaaagtttgtttaatttgagagtttcttatttaattttagatcttaatttttgatttttgatttcttctttggattgcgaattaaccccccctccccccaacctttgtttctttttccattcacaagtgcacgaaatttaataattcaatctctagggttcgacttggacttaccacttattgtagaaaatatttcaccactggtaatttcagttaattaaatttctggtggattcgacaaccatcaAGAATTTTAGCGCCGTTGCTAGGGATTGAAATTCATTGGATTTCATGTTTTTAGTATTAgggtattttgttattaattttgtttgtgaagtattattattttcaggtttttggaaaaaaattatggtgttactattcatcgacagattttttgttgaatttggagggCGTCCCATatctattttgaaggaaacgacacTTTGATCAAGACCAATTAATCTATAGGATTCACTAGCTCCACCTTCTTGAGGCCAAATttgattgttttctagggttttgaggcatttttctgtttttacttttatttctctttgtttatgacaagaacttctcaatctggtgagttgatctttgatccagaagtagacaaaatagctaaacagttgagaaaattggctaagcaagctagacagatttcgagtacatctgaaggagtccaatctccaaagtAGTTAAGTTCGGATTCAGATTCAAATTTTGAAaacgaaaccatggctgctaggactttgaaagagttggctgctcctgatttaaatcaacagcctttgtgtattcaataccttgctttaaatgttgcttttgagttgaaatctagactaatccatttgttacctaagtttcatggtcttacaggtgaggatccacataagcatctaaaggaatttcatgttgtgtgttctagcatgaaacctcaaggagtttcagtggatcaaatcaagcttcgagctttccctttctcactggaagacacaactaaggattggttgtattaccttccttccagatctgtcaactcatggaataggatgaagcagatatttctggagaagtattttcctgcttcccgtacagccaatataagaaaaaaaatttgagaCATCCGACAATACAATGAAGAGAGCTTGTATGATATTGGGAGTGATTTAAGaaactgtgtgcaagctgtcctcatcatcaaataagtgagcagcttttgattTAGTATTTCTATGAGAGACTTCTAACAATGGACCGTAGTATGATAGATGTtgttagtggaggagctttggttgataagacacaagaagaggcaaggaggttgattgctaacatggtagtaaattctcagcagtttggaatgagaatggatcacacacctatgaaggttaatgaggtaagtacatctaaccttgagaaacagatttctaatttaacttctttggtgaggcagttaGTTATAGGGAATATGTAAcctgttaaggtatgtggaatttgttcaggttcaggtcatgctactgacatgtatcctgcattacaagaggatgaatcaatgcaacatgctaatgcagtaggacattatggacagccacaacgcaggtatgatccctattcgaatacttataatccaggatggcgagatcatcccaatctaagttatgggaatcaaccggtgcaaatcgataccagcagcaaagaccacaagtgaatcaaccacctccaaaTCCCTCAAATCAagatatgtcacttgatgaaattgttaaggccttggctaacaatacacaacagttttaacaggagaccaaaaatagcattcaaaacatagagaggtagattggtcagttagcctcatctaTGAGTAAtttggaagctcaaggttctggaaagcttccatcacaaacagtcataaACCCCAGAGAAAATCCGAGTGCTAAACTGTTGCGGAGTGGGAAaaaagttgataatcagactccacatgagtcaacgaaaaagaagaagcaaggagaaaaagagtctgaagttcctgaagttgaggtaaatactgaacctaacttgaaaaaggttaataattatgttcttcctccattcccctgtAGGTTGGCTAagacgaagaaagaagaacaagagaaagaaattttggagactttcaggaaggtagaggtCAATATACCTTTACTGGATGCGATCAAATAAGTTCTTAGGTATGTTAAActccttaaggaattatgcactgcaaagcgcaagttgaggaataatgagaatatcagtgtgggggaaaatgtgtcggcattaattcagcaaaaattacccccaagtgtaaggatccaggttcattttctattccctacagaatgggtgattctaaatttgaacgtgcaatggtagatttaggagcatctattaatgttatgtcaaattcagtttttcaaactttaaatttgggtcctttgaaagaaactagtgtcattattcagttagctgatcgttctaatgcttatccattgtgcatagttgaggatgtgttggtgcaggttggagaattaatttttcctgcagatttttacattctggatatggaggatagtgttcccacatcaaagttagctttgattttgtttggaagacctttcctaaaaactacaaagacaaaaattgatgtggatgagggtaccttaactatggagtttgatggagagactttcaaatttaatatctttgatgccatgaattATCTTActgatgatcattctgtcttttctattgataTTGTTGATACAATTGTgtaggatgtttttgagttaagcatggaggatgagttagaagtggtgattagtcaaggaattcaagaaatcagtaccaatccaccattaagtgtagaggttcaagaggcagtaatggcattgcagtcattacctcctattctaaaaaggtatggagtatcaaagatcgacttacctgtatctcacacaaaattattaccttctaTGTTGCAAGCACCagttcttgaactcaagcttttacctgagcatttgaagtatgtttacttgggagacaatgagacacttccaattatcatctcaagtaatttaacaaagattaaaaaaaaCAGATTGATTAGGGTTCTGAGAGTACACAAGGAAGtaattggatggacaatagctgacatcaaaggtataagtccatcagtgtgcatgcacaggattttactggaggatgaggctaaaccgagtagagaagctcaaaggaggttgaacccacagatgatggaggttgtgaagaaaGAGACTTTAAAGCTACTAgatgcaggagttatttacccaatttcagacagcaaatgggtaag
This sequence is a window from Hevea brasiliensis isolate MT/VB/25A 57/8 chromosome 10, ASM3005281v1, whole genome shotgun sequence. Protein-coding genes within it:
- the LOC131183770 gene encoding linamarin synthase 2-like, producing MGSIASPKPHAVLVPYPAQGHVSPLMQLGKLLHSRGFHITFVNTEHNHRRLIRSRGQEFINGLPDFKFEAIPDGLPPTDRDATQHVPSLCDSTRKNCLAPFKELIAKLKASTDVPPITCIISDGVMAFAIDAARHFGIPEFQFWTASAGSFMAYLHYVELVRRGIVPFKDESFMHDGTLNQPVDFVPGMPNLKLRDMPSFIRVTDVNDIMFDFLGSEAHRSLKADAIIFNTFDEFEQEVLDAIAAMYPKIYTIGPFTLLEKGIPEGKSKAFRSSLWKEDLSCLEWLDKRKPDSVVYVNYGCVTTITDKQLIEFAWGLANSKHPFLWIVRPDIVMGESAVLPEEFYEEIKDRGLLVNWVPQDRVLQHPSVGVFLSHCGWNSTMECVSGGKPLICWPFFAEQQTNCKYACDVWKTGMELSTDLTRDELVGIIKEVMETENGKGMKGNAMEWRKKAEAATSVGGVSYNNFDRFIKEAILQEKPE